One genomic segment of Helianthus annuus cultivar XRQ/B chromosome 14, HanXRQr2.0-SUNRISE, whole genome shotgun sequence includes these proteins:
- the LOC110906878 gene encoding homeobox-leucine zipper protein ROC6 — protein sequence MCVLCEDGPETTDRLFCCYYAAAVLWNRVRLWCKISPIYGFSVKDLLEIYEYAGLKKHEEDILEGVDLKIENCLGLTGALFKCRSMIIDFSDCEKWPGRVCEDRRHNPKMEGNSNQRAMEGVSSTTSDENKNYESVSNNEQEINLGGSSSSSRQYSRHTPKQIEELERFFKKNAHPTEKERIEIGSKLNISDKQVVFWFQNRRTQLKTQNERHENTLLKKENRQLKLENSALKEVIKNSLCNKCGAQATILDESIHKQRVEKENMWLKEELSRMTSLVNQMWGRPLSNNVINPSDIINPITNQSQMSFDIPIQRNGYLMQASRAMEELLKLGVVNVPIWNKNKEDGGETLNFVEYLRAFPPCLGTKPLGFVSEATRFSSVVPMTCSTIIEVLLNADQWKEVFMGMIGSCTTMEVISNGTGGSRNGALQLMKAEIQLISPLVPVRVLQFIRFAKQQVQGLWIVVDLSFDSGMEGHMTRRCPSGCILLDMQHGLTMVTWIEHTEYDEQLVSCQYRQLISSGVGFGAQRWINALLRHCESLNAITSTTLNHHLFPDTKRSLKALAQRMTSTFCGGICLTDGQQWDSVVDHAPGIPRIMARKCITGSGESMGIVTSATYSIWIPTNHQHLFNMLLTKDRCIWDVICHRIAARNMIHLPLGQDETSPNCISILNSNIATPTEDDQIMVLQETTSDMTGSLLVYATVDIPTVSVVMNGDDISSVALLPSGFYIVPGHGKGNGNAGGERGSMVTVGFQLLHPDIATSNLITMETISMINDLVRRTVQGVKEIVRSNQ from the exons ATGTGTGTTTTATGCGAAGACGGACCTGAAACAACGGATCGTCTCTTCTGTTGCTATTACGCGGCTGCTGTGTTGTGGAATCGGGTCCGTCTCTGGTGCAAGATAAGTCCCATCTACGGTTTTTCGGTTAAAGACTTGCTGGAAATTTACGAGTACGCAGgcttgaagaagcacgaggaagaTATCTTGGAAG gAGTAGATCTAAAAATAGAGAATTGTCTTGGTCTAACTGGTGCTCTATTCAAAT GCCGGTCAATGATCATCGATTTTAGCGATTGTGAAAAGTGGCCAGGGAGGGTGTGCGAAGATAGAAG ACATAATCCAAAAATGGAAGGAAATAGTAATCAAAGGGCTATGGAAGGAGTATCTTCGACCACGTCCGATGAAAATAAGAATTATGAATCCGTATCTAATAACGAACAGGAAATCAATCTTGGTGGTTCTTCTTCGAGCTCACGACAATATAGTCGTCACACACCAAAGCAAATTGAAGAACTAGAAAG ATTCTTTAAGAAGAACGCTCACCCTACCGAGAAAGAAAGGATTGAGATAGGAAGCAAACTCAACATAAGTGATAAACAAGTAGTTTTTTGGTTCCAAAATAGAAGAACTCAGTTAAAG ACTCAAAATGAGCGCCATGAGAATACACTTCTGAAGAAAGAGAACAGGCAACTAAAGCTTGAGAATTCGGCACTGAAAGAAGTCATAAAGAACTCGCTTTGCAACAAATGTGGTGCGCAAGCAACAATATTGGACGAATCCATTCACAAACAAAGAGTCGAGAAAGAAAACATGTGGTTGAAAGAGGAGCTTAGCCGCATGACTAGTCTCGTCAATCAAATGTGGGGTAGGCCATTGTCAAACAATGTGATAAATCCTAGTGACATTATAAACCCAATTACGAATCAATCACAAATGAGCTTCGACATACCCATTCAAAGGAATGGATATCTTATGCAGGCATCAAGAGCTATGGAAGAGCTCTTGAAGCTTGGGGTTGTTAACGTTCCAATATGGAATAAGAACAAGGAAGATGGAGGGGAAACCCTTAACTTTGTTGAATATCTAAGGGCTTTTCCTCCTTGCCTTGGCACAAAACCACTTGGATTTGTATCCGAGGCTACACGATTTAGTAGCGTGGTACCGATGACTTGTTCAACCATTATAGAAGTATTACTTAATGCG GATCAATGGAAAGAAGTGTTTATGGGCATGATTGGTAGTTGTACTACAATGGAAGTGATTTCCAATGGTACAGGAGGATCAAGAAATGGTGCTCTCCAACTT ATGAAAGCTGAAATTCAACTCATTTCGCCTTTAGTACCAGTTCGAGTCCTACAGTTTATTAGATTCGCAAAACAGCAAGTGCAGGGGCTATGGATTGTGGTTGATTTGTCCTTCGATTCTGGAATGGAAGGACACATGACAAGAAGGTGTCCTTCCGGTTGTATCCTACTTGATATGCAACATGGTTTGACAATG GTTACTTGGATTGAACATACTGAATATGATGAACAATTGGTCTCCTGTCAATATCGTCAGTTAATCAGCTCAGGTGTGGGCTTTGGTGCACAAAGATGGATTAATGCACTATTGAGGCATTGTGAAAGCTTAAATGCCATCACATCAACCACCCTCAACCACCACTTGTTTCCAGATACAAAAAGAAGCTTAAAAGCTCTAGCACAACGCATGACTAGTACCTTTTGTGGTGGGATTTGTTTGACTGACGGTCAACAATGGGATTCGGTTGTGGATCATGCACCAGGAATACCACGAATCATGGCACGCAAGTGCATAACTGGTTCTGGTGAATCAATGGGAATAGTCACTAGTGCAACCTATTCGATTTGGATACCAACAAATCACCAACACTTGTTTAATATGTTGCTAACAAAAGACAGGTGTATATGGGATGTGATATGCCATAGGATTGCTGCTAGAAACATGATTCATTTACCGTTGGGCCAAGATGAAACAAGTCCTAACTGCATCTCCATTTTAAATTCCAATATT GCGACACCAACAGAAGATGATCAGATTATGGTGTTGCAAGAGACAACGAGTGATATGACGGGATCACTCTTGGTCTATGCAACGGTGGATATCCCGACAGTATCCGTGGTGATGAACGGCGATGACATTTCTTCGGTGGCTCTCTTACCATCAGGGTTTTATATTGTCCCAGGCCATGGCAAAGGCAATGGCAATGCAGGTGGTGAACGTGGATCAATGGTGACTGTGGGGTTCCAACTATTACACCCAGATATAGCTACCTCAAACCTGATCACAATGGAAACCATTAGCATGATAAATGATCTAGTGAGACGAACAGTTCAAGGAGTCAAAGAAATTGTTCGATCGAATCAATAA